The DNA region GTCCGCCTCCGTCACCATCTCGATGAGGGAAGACCCGGCGCGGTTGAGGTCGAGCAGGCTGTAGGGGGCGTAGGTGGGGTGGATCAGCTTCCCGGCATCGTCCTCCAGGTGGGCGCGCTTGATCCGCACATGTCCGCCTCCGACCTCCAGGAAGCCGTCCCGGGCGATGGGGCGGTCGTACTGGGAGAGCTGGAAGTTCTTCGGGGCGTCGGGGTAGAAATAGTTCTTGCGGTGAAACTGGGTGAAACCCGAGACGTCGCAGTTCAGCGCGAGGCCGAACATCATGGCGAGTTCGACGGCCTCGCGGTTGAGGGTGGGCAGGGTGCCGGGCAGCCCCAGGGTGAGGGGGTCGGTGAACGCGTTCGGCTCCGCCCCGTGGTAGTCGGCCGGGCACGCGCTGAAAATCTTGGTGCGCGTCCGCAGTTGCAGGTGAACTTCGAGCCCGATGACCGCCCTGTACATGGGGGGCAAGATAGCGCGGGGGGAGGAGGGGGCAGAGGGCCGGACAGGCCGAACCCTGCCCGCGAGGATCAGGACGGGTCCGCTTCGAGCCCGGGGCCGATGCGCTTGTAGTACAGCCGGGTGGCCGTCAGACCCCCGTGCGGCTTGAGAGCGTAGTCGGGGAATTCACCGACGAAGGTAAAGCCCACCCGCTCGTAGAGTCTGGACGCGGTGCCGTGCGAGGCCGTGTCGAGCACCAGCAGGGTTTTCCCGTGCTCCACCGCCAGCTCCTCGGCCCGCTGCATCAGGGTGGTCGCCGCGCCACGACGCCGGGCCGACGGTCGGGTCATCATCTTGGCGATCTCACCCCGGTGCGGCTGGTTGACGGGCATGGCGAGCAGGACCGAGACCGTGCCCAGCAGCTCGTCGCCGTCCCAGGCCCCGAGCACGATTCGTTCGCCCCGCTCCGCAGCAGCCAGCGCACCGTCCCAGAAGTCGTTCGCCGCTTCGGGAGTGACCGGGTGCATGAAGCCAATGGAGTCGCCGTTGGCGACCGTCTCGATCAGGATGTCGCTCAACTGGGCCCGAACGGTGAGCGAGGGACCGAGCGGCGTGATGCGAATCTCTGACATGTCTTTACCCCCGCGTGAGAAGAACGACGTAGATGCAGGTCCGGGCCGTCTCGTTCGCCAGGGTCACCTCCGAGGGTGTGCCGAAGCCCAGGCAGTCCCCTTCCCCCAGCGTGTGCCACACGCCGCCCTCCATGATCACGAGTTCTCCCGAGAGCACCCACACCGCCTGCCGGATGTGGGTGTAGGAGACGGCGGGCAGGGTCACGCGCGCTCCGGCAGGCAGTTCGATGCGGGCGATCTCCAGGGGATGGTCGGGACGGGCGAAGACCTGCGTGCGGAGGTAGCCGGTGGCAGGGTCGCGCCACGCGGGCTGATCGGCGGCGCGCGACACACGCGCGGCCTCGCCCTCGGCGCGCAGGAGCAGCCCCGCCAGGGTGAGGTCGAAGGCGCTGGCAAGCCGCACGAGGAGCACGGCGGTGGGGCTCATCTCCCCGCGCTCGATCTTGCTGACCGTGGCCTTGGAGACGCCGGAACGCTCGGCGAGGTCCGCCTGGGACCAACCACGCGCCTCGCGTTCCAGGCGAACGCGGCGGGCAATCAACACCCCGGTTTCGTCTCCTATAGTAGCCACTTGGATACTATAGGAGACGACTGGGTAGCCGTCAAGAACGGCCGGACGGTTGGGACTCCCGTCAGATCATTCCCGAAGTTCCTTACCTTCACGACGTGATCTTCGTCCTGCTTGCCCGGAAGCCCGGCCTGCTCGACCTCCAACGTGACCGCCCTGAGCCGCAGCAGCACCCTCGGGCAGGTACAGCGTCAGCCGGTACGGCATCACCCCGAACTACGCGGGCGGCGGGCAACAGCGGCTGTTCTTCTCCCAGCCTTCTCCCCGCACTCGGGGGACCTGATCCACATCGGCGGCTCGGACTACGTGCAGTAACCCCCGTCCGGGGGGAAGCTCAGGCTTCGGCGGGCGGCTCCTCGCCGCCGAGGACCAGCCCTATCCCCGTCCCGCTCGCCCGGAAGCCCAGCCCCTCGTACAGCGGGCGGGCCATCCCGCTCGTCCCCAGGCTGACCCGCGTGACGCCGCGCTCGCGGGCCGCCTCCAGGCAGAGGGTGACGAGGGTCCGGGCGAGGCTGCGCCGCCTCTGCTCCGGGTGCGTCCAGACGTTGACGATGCGGGCCCGGCAGGGGCTGGCATCCCCGCGCGTGGGGCCCCACTCCAGGAGGGTCAGGCCCGCCCCCGCCACAACAGTTTCTTCGTCCAGGGCGAGGAAGCCGACGTACACGCCCCGTCTCAGGGCGTCCGCGACCCAGGCGGCATACACCGGGCGCTCGTGAGCGTCGGCTTCCTCGGGGTAACGGTGGAGGGCGATCACGGCGGCGTCGGCGGGGCAGACGGGTCGAGGCACCCGGCCATTGTGCCCCGGCAACTCCTGTGCGGCGGAGAGCGTATCCGGGCGCATGGCTGAACTGCACGGACGGATCGGGGGCCTGCGGCTGGGCTACGACCTGCACGCCGAATGGGACGGTGGCAGGTTGAATGGGCGAATCGGCGGAACCTTCCAGGGCAAGGACATCGCGCTGACGCTGCACGGCGGCGAGGTGGACGGGCGCGTCGGCGGCTCTTTTGCCGGGTTCGACGTGGACGGGGACGTGACGGCGCAGGGCGTGCGGGTGCGCCTGGGCGGGCGTGTGAACGGGGACGACGTTCACCTGACGGTGGACGGGGACCGGGTGACCGGACGCTTCTCCGGGCGAATCAGCGGCAAGGACGTGGAATTGCGCCGGAGTGGGGACCGCCTGGAGGGACGCGTCGGCGGCGCGGTGGACGGCAAGGACGTCGGGCTGGACCTCGGCGGCGTTCCCCTGGCCCTGGCGGCCCTGGCGGCGGTGTGCGCCTACAAGGTTTTGGAGGACGAGCAGAACGCCGCGAGCGCCTCGGTCCATTCGTCCTCCTGACGCGGCCCGCGCGCCGCCTTCTCCCGCCAGCCGCACATTCGCGCCCAGGGACGCGTGCTACGTTCCCCGCATCATGACTGCCGTACAGGGACAGGTGAGGGCCAGGACGCTCGGAGAACTCCTTCAGACGCCGGAATACGCGGGCCGCACGCCCTTCGACGGCCGCGCGAGGCTCGTTCACGACGAGGTGCGCGAGAACCTCACGCGCAAGCTCAAAAGCGGGGAAGAACTCTTCCCCGGCGTGATCGGCTACGACGAGACGGTCATCCCCCAACTCACGAACGCGCTCCTCGCGCGCCAGAACTTCATCCTCCTCGGCCTGCGCGGTCAGGCGAAAAGCCGCATCCTGCGCGCCATCACCGGCCTCCTCGACGAGGTCGTGCCCGTCATCGACGGGGTGGACATGCCCGACGATCCGCTGAACCCCATCGGGGCGGAGGGGCGCCACCTGCTCGAAGTCCACGGCATGGACCTCCCGATCCGCTGGCTGCCGCGTGACGCCCGCTACGTGGAGAAGCTCGCCACCCCCGACGTGACGGTGGCCGACCTGATCGGCGACGTGGACCCCATCAAGGCCGCGCGCCTGGGCACGTCCCTGGGTGACACTCGCTCCATGCACTTCGGGCTGCTGCCGCGCGCCAACCGGGGCATCTTCGCGGTGAACGAGCTGGCCGACCTCGCGCCCAAGGTGCAGGTGGCCCTCTTCAACATCCTTCAGGAGGGCGACGTCCAGATCAAGGGCTACCCCATCCGGCTGGAACTCGACGTGATGCTGGTCTTCTCGGCCAACCCCGAGGACTACACGGCGCGCGGCAAGATCGTCACGCCGCTCAAGGACCGCATCGGCTCGGAAATCCGCACCCACTACCCCACCGACGTGCGGCAGGGCATGGAGATCACCGCCCAGGAGGCCGTGCGCGACACCGGGGTGCTCGTGC from Deinococcus aetherius includes:
- a CDS encoding GNAT family N-acetyltransferase; protein product: MSEIRITPLGPSLTVRAQLSDILIETVANGDSIGFMHPVTPEAANDFWDGALAAAERGERIVLGAWDGDELLGTVSVLLAMPVNQPHRGEIAKMMTRPSARRRGAATTLMQRAEELAVEHGKTLLVLDTASHGTASRLYERVGFTFVGEFPDYALKPHGGLTATRLYYKRIGPGLEADPS
- a CDS encoding helix-turn-helix domain-containing protein, which produces MATIGDETGVLIARRVRLEREARGWSQADLAERSGVSKATVSKIERGEMSPTAVLLVRLASAFDLTLAGLLLRAEGEAARVSRAADQPAWRDPATGYLRTQVFARPDHPLEIARIELPAGARVTLPAVSYTHIRQAVWVLSGELVIMEGGVWHTLGEGDCLGFGTPSEVTLANETARTCIYVVLLTRG
- a CDS encoding GNAT family N-acetyltransferase, translating into MRPDTLSAAQELPGHNGRVPRPVCPADAAVIALHRYPEEADAHERPVYAAWVADALRRGVYVGFLALDEETVVAGAGLTLLEWGPTRGDASPCRARIVNVWTHPEQRRRSLARTLVTLCLEAARERGVTRVSLGTSGMARPLYEGLGFRASGTGIGLVLGGEEPPAEA
- a CDS encoding ATP-binding protein, coding for MTAVQGQVRARTLGELLQTPEYAGRTPFDGRARLVHDEVRENLTRKLKSGEELFPGVIGYDETVIPQLTNALLARQNFILLGLRGQAKSRILRAITGLLDEVVPVIDGVDMPDDPLNPIGAEGRHLLEVHGMDLPIRWLPRDARYVEKLATPDVTVADLIGDVDPIKAARLGTSLGDTRSMHFGLLPRANRGIFAVNELADLAPKVQVALFNILQEGDVQIKGYPIRLELDVMLVFSANPEDYTARGKIVTPLKDRIGSEIRTHYPTDVRQGMEITAQEAVRDTGVLVPDFMAELIEEIAFQAREDGRVDKMSGVSQRLPISLMEVASANAERRSLMQGDRPVVRVSDVYAGLPAITGKMELEYEGELKGADTVARDVIRKAAGAVYARHLASADTRDLEKWFEDGNVFRFPQAGDAASAMKSTRQVPGLTDLAATVAGSSDDAVRAAAAEFILEGLYGRKKLSRAEETYAAPEPETRQQRGGRWN